The following is a genomic window from Streptomyces chrestomyceticus JCM 4735.
GGGGCGTGCGGCCGGGCCGGGGAGCTGGCGGGTCCCGTCGCACGCCGTCGTGGATGTCCGCACGCCGCCGTACGCGCCTGTACGTCTCCCTCCGGGCCCGCTCGTCGCCGTACGCGTCGGACGGGCGGCCGGTACGCGCCCGGCGCCGTATATTCGGCCCTGTCATCGCAAATGTCCTGAAACGGGCGGCGGTGACCGGACCGCAGGACGGGCGACGTCGGGAGACACCGTGGAGATCATCGCGTTCGGCGTGCAGACGGACGAGCGGCCGCTGCTGGTACGGGCCTTCGGCGGCCGCCACCAGGTCCGCTGCCTCGACGTCTTCCTCAACCGCGACACTGCCCCCATCGCCGCGGGCCACGAGGTCGTCAGCGTCAGCGTCAACGCCGACCTGAACGCCGAGGTGCTCCAGGCGCTGGCGGTCGGCGGCACGAAGATGATCGCCCAGCGCGCCACCGGCTACAACAACATCGATCTGGAGGCCGCGGCCGACCTCGGGCTGACCGTCGGCCGGGTCTCCTCCTACTCGCCGTACTCGGTCGCGGAGTTCGCCTGGGCGCTGGCCCTGGCCGTCGACCGCCGGATCGTACGGGCCGCCAACCGCACCCGGAACTTCGACTTCCGGCTCGACGGGCTGATGGGCCGTGACCTGCACGGCCGTACCGTCGGCGTGCTCGGCACCGGCAAGATCGGCGAGGCGTTCACCCGGATCGCCCACGGCTTCGGCATGAAGCTGCTGGGCTGGGACCTCGCCGAGAACCCCCGCTGCGCCGAGCTGGGCATGACCTACGTCGGCCAGGACCGGCTGTTCGCCGAGTCCGATCTGATCAGCCTGCACGTGCCGCTCGTGGAGTCGACCCGCCACCTCGTCGACGCCGCCGCGCTGGCCGCCATGAAGGACGACGCGATCCTGGTCAACTCCAGCCGCGGCGGCCTCGTCGACACCGCGGCGCTGGTGGAGACCCTCAAGGCCGGCCGGCTCGGCGGTGTTGGCCTCGACGTCTACGAG
Proteins encoded in this region:
- a CDS encoding 2-hydroxyacid dehydrogenase, giving the protein MEIIAFGVQTDERPLLVRAFGGRHQVRCLDVFLNRDTAPIAAGHEVVSVSVNADLNAEVLQALAVGGTKMIAQRATGYNNIDLEAAADLGLTVGRVSSYSPYSVAEFAWALALAVDRRIVRAANRTRNFDFRLDGLMGRDLHGRTVGVLGTGKIGEAFTRIAHGFGMKLLGWDLAENPRCAELGMTYVGQDRLFAESDLISLHVPLVESTRHLVDAAALAAMKDDAILVNSSRGGLVDTAALVETLKAGRLGGVGLDVYEEEAGLFFFDKSLEVVHDDTLARLMTFGNVLVTSHQAYFTGDAVGQILDATVRNVEDYLAGRVNENLLVTPGQRPATAR